The following nucleotide sequence is from Salvia splendens isolate huo1 chromosome 2, SspV2, whole genome shotgun sequence.
AGCAATGGTATTTTGGTGGATCTAGATTAGTgtctaaatacaaatattaataatttcCTTTCGACCTAGACTTGTGCTTAGATACATCAATATTTTCCTTCGTGGAGAGAATACTAACGAGTGTATATGTTGCAGGGATTGGATTTTATTATTTCTGAAGCAAAGAAATATGGAATTCGTCTCATTCTTAGCTTCGTGAATAATTACAAAGATTATGGAGGTAGACCGCAATATGCTCAATGGGCAAAAAATGCCGGAGCAAAAATCAGTGGAGATGATGATTTTTACACAAATCAAATCATTAAAGATTACTACAAAAATCACATTAAGGTAAGTAAGATTTACGAAGATttaagatatttttttaaattgagaaTTCTTTTTAATCTTTTGAATATGAAGATTTACGATGAATGCTTCTTTTTGCAGACAGTGATGACAAGATTGAACACCATTACTAGGGTTGCTTACAAGGATGAACCCACAATCATGGCGTGGGAACTCATGAACGAGCCACGTTGTGAAACAGACCACTCCGGGAAAACAGTCAACGTGAGTAATCATACATGTATTATATacgaaatgagacatttattgtgGGACATACGAAGAATTGAGGAAAAAAAAGacaaaaccctaattcatgaatCTCTTGATATTGAATAGGGATGGGTCGAAGAAATGGCAAGTTTCGTGAAATCCATTGACAACAAACACTTGCTGGAGATAGGAATGGAAGGTTTCTATGGAGACAGTGTGCCAGAAAGAAAACAAGCCAATCCTAATAATATTCAAGTTGGGACTGATTTCATTTCTAACCATCTTGTTAAAGACATCGACTTCGCCACCATCCATGCATATCCTGATATCTGGTTTGTTACTACACTTTCTTAAGTTAGGTTTTTTTCACATTTCATCTTTACTAGCCAATGACATAATGTTATTTACACTATTACAAGACTTTTTAGAATAATAGAATATATACTTGTAAAAATGGGTATAATTTCCACTATTTTGTCTACATGGATAGAATTTCCTTTTGCTACATGAAAAAATGAGAATGTGGGCATTAACAGTATAGAATATTTTGTTGCAGGCTAAGTGGGAAAAGTGAGGATGAACAATTGAGATTTATGCAGAGCTGGTTGTGGAATCATTGGCAAGATGCAAGAAACGTATTGAAGAAGCCATTAGTACTTGCTGAGTTTGGGAAATCAAGCAAAGATGCAGGGTATACTTTGAATAAGAGAGACACATACATTGGAAATGTATACAGAGATGTGTATAGATATGCACAAAATGGAGGTACAATGAGTGGAAGCTTGGTTTGGCAGGCGATGGCAGAAGGGATGGAATCATATGGTGATGGCTATGAGATCGTCTTATCGCAGAGCACGTCAACTGCTGGGATCATGTCAAGGCAAGCTCGTGCCTTGGGTGCATTAGCTGCCAATGGGACTCATGGTTTCATGCCTGCCCATCGTCGTGGAACACCATGAAAAGGTTTTGGGAATTGATGTATCTAGAATATTGGTGCTTATTTGAGATCACATGTTTTGTTATATCAGGTTCATTGGTTGGTCATATTACTCCATGAAATGAAAGGGACACAAGAGTTCATATTGCTATCATTGTTGTGTTGTTTGTGTTTCCGATTTATGTTGTGTTTATATAATGATACAAGTTTAGATGTAAGAGCCTATAATAATAGCATTAAAGATTTGAGTTGAGTACAATGCATACATATTGATCTAAAAGGTTTaagcaaaaaaaatcaatcaatatttaatattgTTCCAATAGTAGAGTAGATCAAAATTTGACAGTTTCCAAGTGATCCACACACGTGTACACAAATAATATGAACTCAACTTATTTTTTCTAGTCCCCATTAATGGGAGTCGCCAGTTTCTAAGAATAAAAAGAATTATCAACAATAAATGAATTTCATTCCACCCCCCAAAAAATTAACTTTCTAGAAGGGTGTCTATACCACACTATGCTACAAACTCAGTTACACGAGATTGAACAACAAAAACCTCACCATTTCGAGGAAAATACGCATCAGCCACAAAAAAAGTGAACACTTCAAGCCGCGGCAGAAAATGACGAAAGATCTGAACCTTGAACTCCAACTACAGAGACAGCAGGCGTGGTTGCATGTATAGATTACAGCAAGTCCAATAGAGGGGGCTGATTGGTTCTGGATTTCGTTTGGCCAGGTTGCCCTCGACTTCCCCTACCTCGCCCTCTACCAACAGCGGTTGCAGGAGGTGGAGCAAGCCTTAGTGCAGTATGCTCGTTCTTGTTGGAAGCAAATATTGAATCCAAGTTTGCTGCCTTCTGATTGGAAGAACCTGAAACACCGTGGTTTTGCTTCACCTGCCCAAGAGTGTATTGCGAACTCTGTCCACCATTGCTACTTCCAATACTTGGTGATGAACTGATTCCTTGATTTTGGGTCGGCATGCTGAATGCCCAAGACGAGGATTGAGAGTTCGAACCATTGGCAGATGCTGAACTGCTGCTGAGCCCATATTTATTCATGGATGATGTCGTGGAGCCATTGTTCATGGAGCCGGGATTATTTGTGGTGCCACTAGGCCGCGGTGGCCAGTTAGCAAAAGGATCTATATCTTCCAAATTTGAATCTGAGGTGCTTTTGCTTCCGTTTAGAATGTCCAAGCCACCAAATTGAGCTGCAGCATTTGATGAATTTTTGGGAGGCCACTCAACATCAATTGCAGGGCATGAAGATGGTGGTTGCTGAGTGGAGGGAGCAGATGATTTCAAGGATAAGTTGCTTTGAGCGGGCTGATTCGGTAATGCAGGGTGGGCGGCTGATGCTGCAGATGACGACTGCGGGGTAGTTGCAGCTCCCCTATTCGGTATCCAGTCTTCATCCCATGCTGAACTGCGCTTTGTATTAGATGGAGCAGTAGAGACAGGTTTATTCGCTTGTCCTGATAACAGTCCTTCAACTGTAGATGATTGTTTTGGTTCCGCCTGTCCAGACTGTGTTAAGGTTACTCCTCGTTTTTCTTCTATTCTCCTATAAATAGACAAGGGGGAAGTCAAGTATAATTAGCTGCATAGTTGCATGTTAACCAGCAGTGGTGTTAACCGGAGATGAAGAAAGGGAACGCCGATGGTGAGCATAGATACACAAAAGTTGGCAATCTTACCTTAATACATCCTTGATGAAAAGCATATACTTAGCAAACTGCTGTACATTCAATTGTTGGGTAGTGAGAAGGGGTATTAGTAGTGGAAGAACATGCACCGCAACGAATTCAACTCCATACTGGTACAAAGAAGTAAATATACGGAGGTAAGATGAAGAGTATATTGATAATTTATTCAAGATCCACCAAGACAGTGACAAACACTGACCTGCTTCAAAATTGCATTTGCAACCCCAAGGGTACACATAAGCGTTGGAGCAGAATGATCAACAGCTGTGCATCGTTGAATAGTTTGCGAGATTTCTAAAACAGCATTCTTATCTAGTATCTGAACCATGTCACTTAAACATAAGAGGGCATTCACTCTCACCTGCAATTTGAATAAAAACTTATGAATCTGTGTCCAGTAGAGTCTAACAAGCTAAAATTTCTAGTCTTGTCCTGTAATTGGAATACAAAACATTCACTGACATCACATACCGCTGCAACAGTTGTTCTGAGGGCCAAACCATGAACACGAGGTAGGATAGCTTTCGTCACCAGCTGCAAGATGGAAAAAGGAATGAAGAGATAAAATTTGTGAATAGTTCCATGGGGAAAACCGACTGTAATGAAGAGAACTTCCAGAATCAATTACCTGAACATCCAGTTGTTTTGCAAGTGAAACAGTTTTTTTGAGAACTTCCTCTTGCAAGCGAGCATCCGTATCATCATAAGCTCGAACAAGCATCGGAAGAATATGTGAAATAAGGTGCTCCTGACTAGCCTGCCAGGTgtaaagaagaaaataataaattttatcttTCAGGGTATAAGCAAAAAGATTTGATAATAGTGATGTGGTGCATAAACGGTAGTGTAGTAGATACTGCATACCTTGTGGATAATAAGCTCAGCATGCTTGACAAGCAGCAATAATGTCTCACCAGCAGCTGCACTAAAGACAGGTACAAGAGCTGGTAGAGTTGATTGCTCAAAATCATTTTTGTCCTACAATAAATTTTACAGCATAAGCCTATAGTCCCGAGCCTGATGCTAGAAAAGGCAACTAAACGATTATtcaattcacaaattcaccatgCAAAGGAAAAATCAAATCTAATTCCAAAAACAGAAATAAACCATGCCAAATCAGAATAAAATGATGAATTAATATTGTACCTGTGACTTTGCTATTGTCAGAACCATAGGCAGAATCATAGGTTGCATCACCAAATTTCGGAGTTCAGCACAAAGTGGGGGGAGAACCTGTGTCCAGAATCCAATCCAAGGATCAACTTTTTTAAACTTGTCCAAAGGAAAACATTTTGAAAAACTAAGTACACCCGCATAACTGTCATATTAAGGGGAAGAGGGAGACAGAGCTTACTTCTGACATCATGTTAAAGAAACCATAAGATAAGATGGATACCACGACTTATAATGATGTATAAAATTAAGGTAAAAATAACTGAAATTAGTCAACATCTGATTCTCTATGAAGTATTGAAGTATAATGCATTACCTGATCTATATCAACATACAAAATAGATATTTTTCCAAATTGAATAGAATTGAAGGAAATAAAATACTCAAACCTTGTACCGCAAAACACGGGGGTCGAAATCTTTCCACATATCTGATAAAGCTTTAAGAAATTCAGTTTTCTGCATGTTATCTCTCTCCTGGAAGTAGCCAGAGAAAATTCCAAATTAAAAAACGTGTACCATGTAACTTCTAATATCAAGTCCAAGCTGAGGTAAATAATGGGTTACATACAAGCAAGTGATCCAAAAAGCGAAGAGCGCGCAACCTAGTATCCTCACGAAAAAAAGATGAACCTGCAATTGCAAATAAGGACGGGATATTTGATAAAACAAATCAAGGAATGCATGAAATTTTTACATAAACTGTCAGCATGCACTGaaacaacaaataaacaaaatgaTATCTAGCACCTTACCATTCACCATTAgagatttttttaatatactaaaCAACTAATACTGATGGACAAAATAAGGAAAGAACTATAACCGAACGGAGCAAATCCTAACCTGTGAAATCCAATGCAGTTTGCCTTGAAGCCTCATTTGTTGAGAGCATTCTCTGCAAATCTGGGACTAGCTCCCTCGGAATTTTTGTAAATGCCTCATTTGTCAGGTATGTTAAACTATTCATGTACTGCGAAAAGCAACCAGCCAAGAAAAATTATTCTCTAAACAAGCACATAAGCACATGCTTGTGGAAAACCCCCAAAATGTCTGGAAAAACCTATAAAACTTACAAAGACAAAGACACAGCATCcctgattttatttcttgatataTAACTAGCCAGGAGAGGCAATGCAACATCCTAGTAAACCAGAATATATAACTACATGAACTTAACATAGTAGAGATTATATACTCGGTCTTGACCAAGTTACGCATAGGGGCAGATAATTTTTTTAGTTCTTAATAAAGGTTTTATATCAAAATAAGAATCTAGATGTGATGAATGAGATATAAACAAAAGCACATGATATTAGCAGGAAAACATAAAAACTTAAAAAGGAGCATCTATTTCCTAATGTCAAAGCTCATAACAAACAATCAGTAATTCAGCATTACCAAAGTTCAACGATAGTAAAACTTACCATTTTCACATTGTTGTTACAATCAAATAAAGGCTTCTGAGCCACCAAGTGGTAGGCAAGGCATGCAAAACTGAAAATATCAGCAGCAGTCCCAACCGAAGTTGTTTTACTCCGTACCAGTTCGGGGGCAGTGTAGTTTATTGATGGCTGCAAGGGCAGTATAGAATCTTCTACATCGTATTCCTGTAAGCAAAGCCAGTTAAGAATTCAGTAATGCATGATTCAAACTCGCAATAATCCAGACAGTCCTCAAAACAAAAGCAAGcaaatattagtagtagagCACTAGCAATTGCAATACGAAAACCTGGGTCAAGTGGACAACAATATAGAGAATACTCTAAGAAAATGGAATAGGTAGATTCTAAGTTTATGCCTGCCAAATTACTCCAACAATAAAACAATGCCTGATGTTGAACATAGTTTTAATTCCTATGAGAGTATTATCAACAAAAGGCATCATGGAGGTGGAACCTTGGCGGTGCAGTAGTAATTTATAATTGCATTCATGAAGCTTTTTTGCTAGGATAGCTACAATTAAGAGATTGAGATTGCTATGAAgccaaatttattttttaattccttTACTTGTTTTATGCTATAACACCACAGTAACTACTAGAAGTAGATCCTTATATATTCTTTCATAAGACAAGAATATCACAAAAATGGTGGAATACAAGCCAACTAAAagcaaaaaatatataatatatagagaGAGTGCATAGAACACAGCAGATAAGCATAATCCACAAGAGAATTGAAAATAATATCCATATTTGCCACAAGTTTATAAAAATGATGACTCACAGCGTAATGGAATGCTTGCACACTAGCAGAATCACTGGAAGACTGATCGGCTGAAATGGCAAAACCAAAGCCACCAAGCTTCCAAGCTCCATTAGACGTAATAAGGATAGTCTGCCACATAGAGAAGGAACATTAGTTTAGCCATAGGCACAATGTACCCCCCAAGACAGGATGGTACCGATGCCAAGTGAACAGGCAACAAGTACACAAATGATTTAAATTATCAACCTGTCCATCATGGAAATTTTTCTGCATAGTGTTTTATAACCATGACATGCAGGACATGTTTACATCACAAGCTATTTAATTGGAAGCAAGCATTAAAAGATTAATCTTATTTTATCAGAACATATATACTGAATTATAAGTCGCAACAAGTTAGGTTCCTGGCCAATTTCAGAAACAGAGGCATAGAGGAGGCAAAAATGACAAAGAAGCGCATGTTGGACTGTGTATGGACTATGGTACAGCACTAAATTCAATTCTATGCCTCCATATAGCGTCAAGAAATGAAAACTGCATATCAATGAGATGCCTTCAAAAAATTGTAGTAGACATTGACAGTTATAACTTCTTCTCTTCCACAAACTCAAATAGCAAAATTTTAAATCAACAGAAAATAAACGAGAATTAATCATGAGAATCTTACACCAAGCATAATGAATGGAAGTCATTTGAATTATACTTTATTGAAGAAAATAAATCGCTACCTCGGGAGATAAAGCCCGGTGGATAAGGCGTGCATTATTATGAAGAAAATCTAATGTCTCCGCAATCTGGAGTAAACCATGCTTAATCTCCAATATCCCCATTTCCTGCAGAAGATACAGTCTATCAATTAGAACTCCCAAGAAACAGCACAAGTTTTTATGAACACGGTTCCTGAATTGCAACAGTTGGAAAGTGCAAAATAAAAAGGGATAATCTAACGGAGTTGATATTGCAAATGACTGAAATGAGTACTAAGCAACAAAATTGATTCAATTCTCTCATCACATTTAGTGTCGTTAAAATCCTCTCTTCTTCAGTAAAGAACACCAAGCCAAAATTAATTAGCATTTCCAAATTAGCATCCATTATCCAGCTCAAATACCCAATACGACAATCCAAACTCGAAAAAAACTAATCCTCAACTTCAGGAGAACCTAAATTGCTGCAATTGAAGACCATACCATCCCCTTGAGCTCCTTAGGAACTGTGGCGATATTCTCCACATTCCCCAGTGCATTGGCTGCCGACGCAAACAGCGGCTCCGTGACCATGGCCATCGTATTCTTACTCTCATCCAGCGCCTGGACCACGTGCACTACCCCAGGGTGCCTCAGTCTCACGAGCCGGGCCGCATCGGCCCGAATCACATCCAGAAACGAATCCTCCGCAGCCTTCGACAGCCCGGCCCGCTGCCGAGCCTCCGAAAGCGCTTTTTTGTCCAGCACCCAAACGCATACGGTAGGGTAGACCGCCGGTGCGTGGCCGTCTCGTGACTTGGCGGAATACAATTTCCAGGCGAGACCGGGGCCCGCCGAGCCGATCTGATCGAGGAGGTCGTATTCCTGCATCGCCCTGGGGAGGCCGGTAACTTCCTGCACTGTGGTTTGCACGGTCTTCTCGATCACGGCCGACGCCTTGGCGAAGGCCTGCGTTAAGGTTTTCATATTTAGGGACATTTCTGGAATTTGGGGGGTTTTGGCAATTGTAGTCCGGGGATGAAATTGGCGGTGGAagtagcggcggcggcggcggttttGGAGAGAAGGATTGGAATTTGGAGATGATCGGAGCTCAGATCTCACCCCCTCTCTCTTGCTgttgaaggaagaagaagacttGTGTAATTGATTTTTCTACATGGCGTGGAAAACAAAATGATAAATGGAACCGAACGCGACGTCAGAATTTTGTGGGGTAGTTCGGTTATCTGATTTCTGGTCCCTCAACTTTTAGGCTTTATGTATTTTAGCCCCCTTTCTTTTGCAATTgaatacttttatatattttcgattttttactGTTCagattaatttttaatagtagTGTGGATTTCCTTTTTTTACGTCGGTGACATAGTTTGATTGAATTCTGTTTTCAAAGAAATGATTTCAATTTAGAAAAAATACTGTATTGAAAATCCAAAACGACACCACTACTTTCATGCAATTAGTAGACCAAATTATTCTTCATCCAGAGAGCATGCAGGTATGATTTTATTACAGTAAACTAGTAATTATTTAGTTGATGGAAAATGTATCCCATCATGGGTAAACAGTCTATTTGGATCAAAATTAgttaataggagtatataattatgCTCACTTTTTATCTTTGATTGGTtggatttcattttttatactcCGTCGTCCCacaattacatttttttttaggcataatttttaatgtataattaataaaataagagaaaagtaaaaaaaataaaatattattagtaaaaaataaatgttaCTTTATTAGAGAGATATACGtttctaaatttaaaaagtgcatatttttataggacggattaaaaaagaaaatagtgcatATCCTTGTATGAcgaaaatagtactccatagaTAATACTTCAAACTTTTTTATTCTCATTTATTACATCAATTTGACATTAAAACTTTTACTTCTTATTTGTAGAAAGATTATTTTTCATGAAGGATGACGTATtcattattattgttttttagtaaaaaaatgagTATTGCAAAAATAAATGACCAAATAAAACGAAAATTGAACACTGTTTATGAATTCCTAATGA
It contains:
- the LOC121793096 gene encoding mannan endo-1,4-beta-mannosidase 5-like, giving the protein MGSIGLIVGMFMLSMRSIVCQGTVPIQSFVGISGSQLVIDGSPFLFNGFNSYWMMYLSSDANDRQKVSAALREASAAGLTVCRTWAFADGGDRALQISPGTYDEHVFQGLDFIISEAKKYGIRLILSFVNNYKDYGGRPQYAQWAKNAGAKISGDDDFYTNQIIKDYYKNHIKTVMTRLNTITRVAYKDEPTIMAWELMNEPRCETDHSGKTVNGWVEEMASFVKSIDNKHLLEIGMEGFYGDSVPERKQANPNNIQVGTDFISNHLVKDIDFATIHAYPDIWLSGKSEDEQLRFMQSWLWNHWQDARNVLKKPLVLAEFGKSSKDAGYTLNKRDTYIGNVYRDVYRYAQNGGTMSGSLVWQAMAEGMESYGDGYEIVLSQSTSTAGIMSRQARALGALAANGTHGFMPAHRRGTP
- the LOC121781829 gene encoding SCY1-like protein 2, with translation MSLNMKTLTQAFAKASAVIEKTVQTTVQEVTGLPRAMQEYDLLDQIGSAGPGLAWKLYSAKSRDGHAPAVYPTVCVWVLDKKALSEARQRAGLSKAAEDSFLDVIRADAARLVRLRHPGVVHVVQALDESKNTMAMVTEPLFASAANALGNVENIATVPKELKGMEMGILEIKHGLLQIAETLDFLHNNARLIHRALSPETILITSNGAWKLGGFGFAISADQSSSDSASVQAFHYAEYDVEDSILPLQPSINYTAPELVRSKTTSVGTAADIFSFACLAYHLVAQKPLFDCNNNVKMYMNSLTYLTNEAFTKIPRELVPDLQRMLSTNEASRQTALDFTGSSFFREDTRLRALRFLDHLLERDNMQKTEFLKALSDMWKDFDPRVLRYKVLPPLCAELRNLVMQPMILPMVLTIAKSQDKNDFEQSTLPALVPVFSAAAGETLLLLVKHAELIIHKASQEHLISHILPMLVRAYDDTDARLQEEVLKKTVSLAKQLDVQLVTKAILPRVHGLALRTTVAAVRVNALLCLSDMVQILDKNAVLEISQTIQRCTAVDHSAPTLMCTLGVANAILKQYGVEFVAVHVLPLLIPLLTTQQLNVQQFAKYMLFIKDVLRRIEEKRGVTLTQSGQAEPKQSSTVEGLLSGQANKPVSTAPSNTKRSSAWDEDWIPNRGAATTPQSSSAASAAHPALPNQPAQSNLSLKSSAPSTQQPPSSCPAIDVEWPPKNSSNAAAQFGGLDILNGSKSTSDSNLEDIDPFANWPPRPSGTTNNPGSMNNGSTTSSMNKYGLSSSSASANGSNSQSSSWAFSMPTQNQGISSSPSIGSSNGGQSSQYTLGQVKQNHGVSGSSNQKAANLDSIFASNKNEHTALRLAPPPATAVGRGRGRGSRGQPGQTKSRTNQPPLLDLL